One Dasypus novemcinctus isolate mDasNov1 chromosome 27, mDasNov1.1.hap2, whole genome shotgun sequence genomic window, ACTTTTTAAAGTGGCCTATCTTTcaacagaaaaccaaaattaaaagtACAGGCATTGAAAAGCAGACATTGAGTCTTTGCCTTAAtcacttcttcattttctttccttattttggtCTCCAAAAATCTCAAATCCCTCTAGCGTAGTCTTTGGTGGAAAGTGATAAAAGTGACATCTGCCACATGTTGGAAGCTGGAAGTTACAAAAGTAGGTATCCAGATAAGATCTACTGTTTTACATGGGATCTGCCCCAAAGAGCAAGCTAGTCTTAGTATTGTCCCATGTCAAGTCATTTTACCCTTGAGTTATTCCCCAGTTCTTAGTAAAGTCCACTTTGAAGTTTCAGTTAAGATAAGATTTAATAAAGAGTGGATTTACCATGGTTTGAGTCAGAGTTATTAATGTGAATATACATATCTATAAGGAGCAGAGTGGTATTTTCTTACCTCCAAATGGATTTTATCTaacaaggaagacaaatagaGGCAAGCACATTCAGTAAACTGAAAGATAGACACAGCTCTGATATTTCCTTAGATTCAACCGTGTCTGAAGCAAAATACATCCAGATTTTCAAGTTAAGTGAAATTTTTGTTTAAGCTTATCTGATTTAGACTTCATTCGCTTATAATGAAAAGGTCTTAATAAGTACATACCACTACTATAACTTCTACAAATTTCTGTGACGAATTGACTCCTGATTTCCTGCCTAGCACAATGGTTAGCAAATGACCTATATGTGAAGAAAGTtctcactcttttttaaaattttttcttaaaataaaattgttggaggaaaaatggcactcactgggacctggagactgatatgaccacaggcagaaaatttattgggtagctctcccaatggaggggtctgaagaacagacttcagcccacttgtggaaggtgcagatgtgaatttatacagtacatgaATAGGCAGGGAAGTGTTAGTTCATGGGGAAGGGGTTAGGGTCCAGTGTACAAccttgggtcaataaagggcTGTAAAAGTGAACTCTTCTTGTGTATGGCTTAGGGGTGGTAGGTAGGAggtagggttttcttggaatgtaGGAGGGTTCGATGGTCCAGAAGGCATGAGGGTTCTTATCTGCTCCATTCACACTGTaatatggctcattcttgggaGGAGATATGCTATCTTCCACATGTAGGCAGCTTGCTCAGTCTATCAGAATAGAGCCACAGCCTTATGACTTGGTAgtcattgcaaacctctaacaaaaataaaataaaaataaaataaaagtatctaaagacacttagattatataaatgcttGATTTTTCAAGAGACAAAAATATGTGGATGTTTTATGCTTCCATACATCACCTTAGAAATACAGCCAAAGGACTTCTGATAAAAGCTAGTAGGAGATGGGCAATGCTCAAAGACGTACTCATCCATTGTGACAAATGTatcaccacactaatgaaggatgttgctgatgtgggaaaatgtgagagggctAGAGAacagggcttatgggaatcccctatattttttgtgtagcatttgtataatctaagtttctttcaaaaaataaaaataaaaaagtatattaaaaaaaaagtcagatcCCCACATCCTCTCTTCTACCTATGCATCCAGGTGATTGCTTCTCCCTGATACCAGCAGAAGTCTGGAGGCTTATTCTATAGAGGATATAAAAGTGGAGACTTCTGGAATGGGAAACACTTAAGTTTGGAGGTACcagagaaaaaacaggagaaataaTTGGAAGTTCACATACGGAATGTTACCATCTAATTTAGATGTAagtataaagatattttcagcTGTGGCCAAGATAAGCTAGCTATCCAACCaatttgtttttatcttctttctgGGCACAAAACTGGACTACATATTCCAGCATCCATTTCAGTTAAGAACAGCCATCTGACTGAGTTCTAACCAATGGAGTATAAGCAGCAGTTAAGTGTGTCAGTTCCACACCCTAAAAGCATCACTTTTGCAATCTCTCATGATGTTTCCTCTTCAACCAGCTTGAAGCAGAAGAGTATGAGTTGAAGGCAGAGTTACAAATGGGAAGAATGCTGGGTCTAAGTTCATTATTTTTAGGAATGCTGTCAATCATTCAGAAAAACAtactttggggaagcggacttggtccagtggttagggcgtccatctaccacatgggaggtccgcggttcaaacccagggcctccttgacccgtgtggagctggcccctgcgcagtgctgttgcatgcaaggaatgctgtgccatgcaggggtgtcccccgcataggggattcccatgcgcaaggagtgcgccctgtaaggagagccacccagcgcgaaagaaagtgcagcctgcctaagaatggcaccacccacacagagagttgacgcagcaagatgacacaacaaaaaaagaaacacaaattcccgtgccactgacaacaacagaagtggacaaagaagaacacgcagcaaatagacacagagaacagacaactggggtgggggggaaagggggagaaataaaattttaaaatcttaaaaaaaaaaaaaagaaaaacatactttGGACTTTACATGAGCAAGATGGAAACTTTCTTTATGTATGGATGATGTATTTTTTTTGAGCACCTGAAATCTTTGATGAATTGAAAATAATTTACACAATTATAGGGATGTTGGGATTAATTCATGATAAGCAAATAAGAAACCATCAAAGAAAAAACCAAGATCATGATTTATTATAGAGAAATCAAAAGactaaggaagaaaggaaaaggaatcaTAGCAAATTACACTACTTCAATGCACAAAACAATTGCATTCCTATAATCATGGAAACATTGAATattaaactaaattaaaataaataagtaaataaataaataagcaagccAGCCATATTGGGAGAATGAAGAGAATAGGAAATATGGTGGTGTTGGTGGTAGGAGgtaaaaaaaagactaaattctCATTTCCCAAACAGAAGTCAATTGACAGGCCTCACTGTGAAAATCAAGAAATAACTATATGTTATATACAGATGTGgagataaaaagtttttaaaaatcagcttatGACACTATGGACAAAGATAAGTAACATAAGATTAAATCCTTTCCCTCTAGTAATTTACAATTTGAGTGTAATAAAGACACACAGATGAACAAATTATGTAGAAGTACAATAATAGCAGCATAGAAAGAAGGTATATGGGGCACCAGGAACGGGGACAAGGAAGAATCAGAATAGATGTTCTAGCAGAACTGATAATGAAACCAAAGCTTGGAGAAAGAGTAAGAGGTGTCCCAGTTAAGAATACAAAGGAAGACACTTCAGGCAGGTGAAAAAACATGAAGCCAAAAAATCATCAGAGTGAATGAGAGGAACTATAGGTTCCTGACTATTACAAGAGAGTAAAATGCAAGGAGTGAAGACGTAGGAGAAAGGCTATGGACAGGGAGTAGGGAAATAGTTCCTACAGGGATTTCTGTGCCAGGATGAGGTGTTTGCACTTGTGTTGAGGGAGACTCTGAAAGGTTTTAAGCAAGAGAACATGTCAGTTTGTATAGGTAATTTTATACGACCAGTATCTGGATTAGCTAACCAGGTAGAGGGTGACACCCTGAACTTAGAAAAGTATGACAAGAGGAGAGAGAGTTCTGAGACCACAAAGAAATGCTGATTTCAATGTGGGGCAATTTAAGTGGGGCTCTCTAATAAACAGGTGGATCCAGAATACTGAAATTAGGCAAGAATCCCTACTATAGGtagataaagaagaaacaaaggctGATAACAATAAAGGATAAGTTAATGAAGAAGAAAACCTAATAGTTATCACTTAATACTTGTCAGGCAGTGTTCTAAATGCTCTAAAAGTTCTAGGCATTTAACCCTCAAAACAAATGTAGACAGAAGGAAATACCATTAAGCCCATAATGTAGATGAGGTAAAGAAATTCAGAGAGATTAAGCAACTTGACCAAAATCACACATGTAGTAGTTGGAAGCGTTTGAATACAAGCTCCATTATGACTCCAGAGCTCATTTTATGAACATTTCTCTATACTAGCTCTCTTTGGACATGAAAgtcaccaaaagatggaaaatttaaaattataatatttataatactaTACCAATACCAGAGAAATGTAGAAAAGTtttggaaaaagcaaaaaaattctTAGATTTGAGTGTGGGATCTGGAGGTTAATGTAGGGAACACAGAGTAGACTATTCCCTTCCTGTAGAGATGACACAAAATTCCCAGTGTGAACTGCTACTTGGAGAAGAATGAGTCCCAAAGGAATCCCTGTTAACTCATTGACAAAAGATGTAAACACAGGCTCAGTAATTTCTTCCCTTAAGAGGCTGGTCAAACTGCCTAAAATTCTAAATGAGAAGTTCATTCTCTAAGCTTCCAATCAAGTTGCTGAGAGCCATACAGAATAAAATTAATTCGCAGTATCAGTCAGTTCATGGTCTGGAGACATAAACTTGATGCATTTTCCTTGCGCCAAAGAAGGCGTGCTAGGCAAAGTTACAGAATCACAGTCCTTTTTTCTAAAAACTATTCCAGTTTCTCAGAGACTGAGAGAATGAGTTTGTGCTACTGTATTATCCTCAATTATTAGAATCTTTGTCTCCTTCAGGACAGTGAAGGAGAAAGAACCCTGAAGATCCATCAGTAGTGAGgtctctaggcagagagagaacTAAAGTTGCATCTGTTCTGATGTTTTCCATCTCAAAGCTACAGAAAGGAGAGGTCCCTGCCATTCCTGAACAATTCATCCTAATTTTGAGGTGAGACTGCATGAAGGAGAGGTATAAAGGAAGGTAGAACATTAGGGGAAACCCTCAGCACTGTCATGTAGCTGGGTAGTGAGTATCTGAAAGGCAGGAGAAAGAAAATGGCTGAACAAAGGATACAGGGAGAATCACAGTGACTTCACTGTCTCAGAGCTTCAAGAACTTCGATGGGAATGGTCCCAGGTACCACTTCTGGCTCCTTTCCTCCCTTGCTGCAGGACCTTGGCCATCCTATTCATCTCTTCAAGATATTGTTTCCTtatctttcaaatgcagacatgaATTATAATGCTCAAACTAAATGACTTTATGCTCAATTGCTTATGACCAGTAAAGGTGAGGACATCTTTTAAACCTGGAAGGAAAATTCAATGAGGTAAGAAAGGTAAAAGGGAGAGTAACTGTTGCCATGGCTCTGCTTCCAAACTGCTGTCCCCAAAGTCACGCTTAAGCCCCAACAGTCCTCATTCAAGAAACAAAGGATCTGAGTTCTTCATATGGCATTCTCTCATTTCCTCACAGATCACAGCCCTGAAGACAATGGCAATGGAAAATGATTCTTTAGTGACTGAATTCATTCTGGTAGGATTTACAGACATAGCAGAACTCCAGCTACccctctttttcctcttcttaatGAATTATGTAGTCACTGTGATGGGAAATTTGAGCTTACTTAATCTCATTTGCCTGAATTCTCACCTTCACACTCCCATGTACTTTTTCATCGTCAACTTGTCTTTCATTGATCTCTGCCACTCTTTCATCCTTACCCCTAAAATGCTGATGAGCTTTGTGTCAGAGAAGAACATCATCTCCTTTGCAGGATGCATGTCTcagctatttttcttttgtttctttgtccactctgAGTGCTATGTGCTGACAGCCATGGCCTATGATCGCTACGTGGCTATCTGTAAGCCCCTGCTGTACACGGTCACCATGTCCCCTGAGGTCTGTTTTCTGCTCATGTTCAGTTCATATGCAATGGGTTTTGCTGGTGCCATGGTCCACACAGGGGACATGGTCAGACTATCCTTTTGTGATTCCAACATCATTAACCACTACATGTGTGATATCTTCCCCCTGCTCCAGCTTTCCTGCAGCAATACATATTCCAAAGAGCTGGTGGATTCCATTGTTGTGGGCACAGTTGTCATAATATCCAgcttcattattttcatttcttatgctTTGATCCTCTCCAATATCCTCCACATATCATCAAATGAGGGTTGGTCCAAAGCTTTCAGCACCTGTGGCTCTCACATAATAACTGTTGCTCTTTTCTATGGTTCTGGATTGTTCACACATCTCAAGATCTCTTCTGTTAGTTCTGTGAGCATGGGCAAGTTCTCGTCAGTATTTTATACCCATGTGGTGCCCATGCTGAACCCCCTCATCTACAGCCTAAGGAACAAGGATGTCAAACATGCTCTGAAGAAAACATTGAGGAGAATTGCAAATTGAGCAGAGCCAATGGATATCCCAATAAATAAATCATCCAGCATGCATATAAGTTCTTACACTGCAATTATTAAGCCTAAGGATATGTATGTTTGTAAATTTGGTATAAACACTGTCAAGTTTCCCTAATATAACCTATTACTTTGAGTCATGTGAATTAAAATTGTCCCTCAGTCTCAAAGGACAGATATGTTGACCTAAGCTCCCACCTGAGAAATTAATCTGTAGCAAATCAAACAAACACAATGAGACAGGAACTGTGAGTGTGGCTGGAGCATTCAGGGGCTGGGTCAGTTGTACGGAGCAAGAGTGTGTGGTATTGTGGCCATTGTGGCCTGACTCTACATGCTGAAATACTTTCTGCTCTAGGCTTCTCTCTTGGGCATCTAAAATGTATAGCCATGGATTTTACAAAATTCCTATAAAAAATGTGGGCatcctttcaaattcttattagaagacaaactgaaaaaagaaaaaatgaggaaggaaggCAGTGTGTTTATAAATGGACAATAGGAGGGAACCTTGTGGTAATGAAACCATTCCACATATTGGTGAAATTGGTGGATGCACAAATCTACACATATAACTAAATTGTATAGagctaaatacacacacatacacatatttaaAGCCATGGAAAATGAGTACAAGTAAATCTGTAAATTTCTAAGTAAGATGAATAGATCATATCCTTGTCAAAATCCTGTCTGTAATACTGTGCTACAGTTTTGCAAGAAGTTACTATTGAGGGAAACTGAATAAAGGATATATGGTTCCTCTCTGCATTATTTCTTACAcctgcatgtgaatctacaattaaaataaaaataaaattttaatttaaaaacagataaagaaataaagaaatgacgCTTTTATCTCAGAAACAGAGAGGTTAAGGTATTtagagaactttaaaaaattatattctccTTGAAAATGAAGTCTTAAGATATTGCCTAGTTGGGTTGATTTTATTATTCTCTTATATTTAATTTAAGATGAATAGCTTCAGTATAATCAACACTGTACATGCTAGAACAGATTTCAGAAGCTTTACTATGTCCTTAGTGCACACAGTTATTGGGCATCCAGTATGCAAGTTGCTCCTGCCTGGCTGAATTTCACCCACAGAGTTGGCTGACATGCCATGGGATTCCCATGTTTCAAAGTTGGGACCACTAGAATTGCATGTATCAAATGCTTGTTCTGTCCCACGTACATTCAGATTTTCAGACTTTCAGAAAGTTTTAGAACTTTCAGATATAAAATAAAGTTG contains:
- the LOC101410967 gene encoding olfactory receptor 8C8-like gives rise to the protein MAMENDSLVTEFILVGFTDIAELQLPLFFLFLMNYVVTVMGNLSLLNLICLNSHLHTPMYFFIVNLSFIDLCHSFILTPKMLMSFVSEKNIISFAGCMSQLFFFCFFVHSECYVLTAMAYDRYVAICKPLLYTVTMSPEVCFLLMFSSYAMGFAGAMVHTGDMVRLSFCDSNIINHYMCDIFPLLQLSCSNTYSKELVDSIVVGTVVIISSFIIFISYALILSNILHISSNEGWSKAFSTCGSHIITVALFYGSGLFTHLKISSVSSVSMGKFSSVFYTHVVPMLNPLIYSLRNKDVKHALKKTLRRIAN